The Fervidobacterium gondwanense DSM 13020 genome has a segment encoding these proteins:
- a CDS encoding LVIVD repeat-containing protein produces the protein MVKRVFFVRFVTLFLFLLFFSFTTSLQANSTQPTGIIKIIACAGGPEGLLIFDVSKPNSPVLVGQFNTDGWSEKVYVSGDYAYIADLENGLVIVNISNPTQPKQVGHLGIDGYSYDVIVSNKYAYILNYPVGFIVVDISNPAQPKEVGILPYSDDFLSDLVIFGRYAYMSFRDRGLVIIDISNPTQMKQIGQFNIDGDAQTVGISGKYAYLVDNKGNMFILDISNPSQLRQVGNFKLIPPFDFVISGNYVYVAGGYNGLVIVDISNPVNPKQVAHMNDYSNIQSLYISGNYAFVGGEYNGLSIVDISNPSKPKKVGYFDTYEYAKNIYVFGKSAYVADGYNGLVIMDVSNPSQPKQIGRVDTGDYTLNVVVSGKYGYIADGYNGLVIVDVSNPAQPRKIGHFQVEDAIDVTISGKYAYVVDGYNGLVILDISDPKDPIEIGYFQVDAVVSVTISGDYAYITDEYNGSFIIDISDPELPVEVGYFEGVDGVDIAVSGDYAYVVNDDGTVFIYDISDPSQPEFVDYFETYEQITNIAILGKYAYTTSYWDGTMSIFDISNPVQPIEVGYIDVGGYTEAVYVLGNYAYVADVGNGLVIVDISNPENPKIVADLLWVSIYGISGK, from the coding sequence ATGGTAAAAAGAGTTTTTTTCGTTCGGTTCGTAACATTGTTCCTCTTTTTATTGTTTTTTTCTTTTACAACAAGCTTGCAAGCGAATAGTACACAGCCTACTGGAATTATTAAAATTATCGCGTGTGCAGGTGGACCTGAAGGATTACTTATATTTGACGTTTCAAAGCCAAACAGTCCAGTATTAGTAGGACAATTTAACACTGATGGTTGGTCAGAAAAGGTCTACGTATCAGGCGATTACGCCTATATAGCAGATTTAGAGAATGGATTGGTTATAGTTAACATATCAAATCCTACTCAGCCAAAGCAAGTTGGACATTTAGGTATTGATGGATATTCATATGATGTAATTGTCTCAAATAAGTATGCTTACATTTTAAACTACCCAGTTGGTTTCATAGTAGTGGACATATCGAACCCTGCTCAGCCAAAAGAAGTTGGAATTTTACCATATTCTGATGACTTTTTATCTGATCTTGTGATTTTTGGAAGATATGCTTACATGTCTTTCAGAGATAGAGGGCTGGTAATAATTGACATATCAAACCCAACTCAGATGAAACAAATCGGGCAGTTCAATATCGATGGTGACGCACAAACTGTTGGCATATCCGGAAAGTATGCGTACTTAGTCGACAACAAAGGCAATATGTTTATACTTGATATATCAAATCCGTCGCAGCTGAGACAAGTTGGAAATTTCAAACTAATTCCTCCATTTGATTTCGTCATCTCAGGCAACTACGTTTATGTGGCGGGAGGATACAATGGACTGGTCATAGTCGATATATCGAACCCTGTCAATCCAAAACAAGTTGCCCACATGAACGATTATTCAAATATACAGAGTCTTTATATCTCAGGTAACTACGCATTCGTGGGAGGAGAATATAATGGACTTTCGATAGTCGATATATCGAATCCCAGCAAACCAAAAAAAGTTGGATACTTCGACACTTATGAGTACGCAAAGAACATCTATGTATTTGGTAAGTCCGCCTATGTGGCAGATGGGTATAATGGTCTGGTTATAATGGACGTATCAAACCCGTCGCAGCCAAAACAAATAGGACGTGTAGATACTGGCGACTATACCCTCAACGTAGTGGTTTCAGGGAAGTATGGATATATAGCTGACGGGTATAATGGACTGGTTATAGTTGACGTATCAAACCCTGCACAACCAAGGAAAATTGGACATTTTCAAGTTGAGGATGCAATAGATGTTACTATTTCTGGCAAATACGCTTATGTGGTTGATGGATACAATGGTTTGGTTATACTCGATATATCAGATCCTAAGGACCCAATTGAAATTGGATATTTTCAAGTAGATGCCGTAGTTAGTGTCACCATTTCTGGTGATTATGCATATATTACTGATGAATACAATGGTTCGTTCATAATCGATATATCAGACCCTGAATTACCAGTAGAAGTTGGATATTTTGAAGGAGTTGATGGAGTCGATATAGCTGTTTCAGGAGATTATGCTTACGTGGTAAATGATGATGGAACTGTTTTTATATATGATATATCAGATCCTTCACAACCTGAATTTGTTGATTACTTCGAAACTTATGAACAAATAACCAATATAGCAATTTTAGGCAAATATGCTTATACAACAAGCTACTGGGATGGCACGATGAGCATATTTGACATATCAAACCCGGTCCAACCAATAGAAGTTGGGTATATA
- a CDS encoding aldo/keto reductase, translated as MEYRKVGKWGVKISEVSLGSWLTFGNQLDLKATKDVVRYAVENGINFIDTAEAYANGIAESMLGVILKEYRREDLVISTKIFWGGEGPNDKGLSRKHLLEGTWNSLKRLQLDYVDILYCHRPDPEVPMEEVVWTMDQILRSGLAFYWGTSEWSAEEIEKAHQVAKELNCIPPVVEQPQYNLIFKARVEKEYAPLYEKYGMGTTIWSPLASGVLSGKYLEGIPQGSRLDKWPWLRKTMEERGIFGEETMNKLKRIKQIADDLGVTMSQLSIAWCLKNPHVSSVILGVSSLEQLKENIKAVEVKEKITEEIYQELNNIF; from the coding sequence ATGGAATACAGAAAAGTCGGCAAATGGGGCGTAAAAATCAGCGAAGTTTCACTTGGCTCTTGGCTCACTTTTGGAAACCAGCTTGACTTGAAAGCAACAAAAGATGTTGTAAGGTATGCAGTAGAGAATGGCATTAACTTCATCGATACAGCGGAAGCTTACGCAAACGGGATCGCAGAATCGATGCTCGGGGTGATACTGAAGGAATACAGAAGAGAAGACTTAGTTATCTCTACAAAGATATTCTGGGGTGGAGAAGGTCCAAACGACAAAGGTCTTTCAAGAAAGCACCTTTTGGAAGGTACTTGGAACTCACTCAAAAGACTCCAGCTCGACTATGTGGACATACTCTACTGCCACAGGCCTGACCCAGAAGTCCCAATGGAAGAAGTAGTGTGGACAATGGATCAAATATTGAGAAGCGGACTTGCATTCTACTGGGGGACAAGCGAATGGAGTGCAGAAGAGATAGAAAAAGCCCACCAGGTAGCAAAAGAATTGAACTGCATACCGCCAGTTGTTGAGCAACCACAGTACAACCTCATTTTCAAAGCAAGAGTGGAAAAAGAATACGCTCCGCTGTACGAAAAATACGGCATGGGGACAACAATATGGAGTCCATTAGCATCCGGTGTGCTTTCTGGAAAGTACCTTGAAGGTATCCCGCAAGGTTCAAGACTTGACAAATGGCCGTGGCTCAGAAAGACAATGGAGGAGCGCGGAATATTTGGTGAAGAAACGATGAATAAGCTTAAGAGAATTAAACAAATCGCGGATGACCTCGGCGTAACAATGTCCCAACTCTCAATCGCATGGTGTCTAAAGAATCCACACGTTAGCAGCGTGATTCTTGGCGTGAGTTCACTCGAGCAGCTTAAGGAAAACATAAAAGCTGTTGAGGTAAAGGAGAAGATAACCGAAGAAATCTACCAAGAATTAAACAACATATTTTAA
- the ftcD gene encoding glutamate formimidoyltransferase → MKLIESVPNFSEGRKEEIVRQIIEEANKYPKVKVLDWSMDKDHNRSVVTLVGEPEQVLDALFDMTKKASELIDLRYHKGEHPRMGATDVIPLVPLIGTTMQECVEWSKQLGKRIGEELNIPVYLYERSATSPEKENLSEIRKGEFEGFFEKIKNPKWKPDFGPDKVHETAGVTAVGAREFLIAFNVNLGTNNIEIADKIAKAVRHISGGYRYVKAMGVELKEKGIVQVSMNLTNYKKSPIFRVFETIKREAERYGVPVVGSEIIGMVPLQAIVETFAWYLQLDEFGTNRIIEERLIHELTKEE, encoded by the coding sequence ATGAAACTTATCGAAAGCGTTCCAAATTTTAGTGAAGGAAGAAAGGAAGAAATTGTAAGGCAGATAATCGAAGAAGCGAACAAATACCCAAAAGTAAAGGTTCTTGATTGGTCGATGGACAAAGACCACAACCGCTCCGTTGTAACACTCGTTGGTGAACCAGAACAAGTCTTGGACGCACTCTTTGACATGACAAAAAAGGCTTCTGAACTGATAGACTTGAGATACCATAAAGGCGAGCATCCAAGGATGGGTGCAACGGATGTTATTCCTCTTGTACCACTCATCGGCACGACAATGCAAGAATGTGTAGAATGGTCTAAACAACTTGGAAAAAGAATAGGCGAAGAGCTCAACATTCCTGTCTATCTATATGAAAGAAGCGCAACATCTCCTGAAAAGGAAAACCTTTCCGAGATACGAAAAGGCGAATTCGAAGGCTTTTTTGAAAAAATAAAGAATCCGAAATGGAAACCGGACTTTGGCCCTGATAAAGTACACGAGACCGCTGGTGTAACTGCAGTTGGTGCGAGGGAGTTCTTGATCGCATTCAACGTAAACTTGGGAACAAATAACATAGAGATAGCAGACAAGATAGCAAAAGCTGTGAGGCATATAAGCGGTGGATACAGATACGTAAAGGCCATGGGCGTTGAACTGAAAGAAAAAGGCATAGTTCAAGTCTCAATGAACTTGACAAACTACAAAAAATCACCAATCTTCAGAGTCTTCGAAACCATCAAAAGAGAAGCCGAAAGGTATGGTGTTCCAGTTGTCGGTAGTGAAATAATCGGAATGGTACCACTCCAAGCGATTGTCGAAACATTTGCATGGTATCTGCAACTGGACGAATTCGGCACAAACAGAATAATCGAAGAAAGATTGATCCACGAATTAACAAAAGAAGAATAA
- a CDS encoding N-glycosylase/DNA lyase produces MVEELLNKLEEIREEAKPLVEKRWVEFENLRNYGNEDDLFSELSFCVLTANWSAQGGIKAQKLIGHGFSTLNQEELADKLREVGHRYPDARAQYIVTNRWIIGKLREVISTEDPREYLVKNIKGLGWKETSHFLRNVAFTNYAILDKHVLRVMNKYGLIEEIPKGWTKKKYLDYEERLRKVSDAFGEHLGKFDLYLWYMIKKTVDK; encoded by the coding sequence ATGGTAGAAGAACTGTTAAACAAACTTGAAGAAATTCGTGAAGAAGCAAAACCACTTGTTGAAAAAAGATGGGTGGAATTTGAAAATCTTCGTAATTACGGTAACGAAGACGATCTATTTTCTGAGTTAAGCTTCTGCGTTTTGACTGCAAATTGGAGTGCGCAGGGAGGTATCAAAGCTCAGAAACTAATTGGTCACGGGTTCTCAACATTAAATCAAGAAGAACTTGCGGACAAACTAAGAGAAGTTGGGCACAGATACCCGGATGCACGAGCCCAGTACATAGTAACAAACAGATGGATAATCGGAAAGCTTAGGGAAGTAATATCGACCGAGGACCCGAGAGAATACCTTGTAAAGAACATCAAAGGACTCGGCTGGAAAGAAACATCTCACTTCTTAAGAAACGTAGCGTTCACTAATTACGCAATACTCGACAAGCACGTACTCAGAGTAATGAACAAATATGGACTAATCGAAGAGATACCGAAAGGATGGACGAAGAAAAAATATTTAGACTACGAAGAAAGGCTTAGAAAGGTATCAGACGCTTTCGGAGAACACTTAGGTAAGTTTGACCTATACTTGTGGTATATGATAAAAAAGACAGTAGACAAGTGA